The proteins below come from a single Tsuneonella deserti genomic window:
- a CDS encoding glycosyltransferase — MLELAIVLPTLNERDNLAPLVKRIETALGPQGWEVIVVDDNSADGTADEARALALTDRRVRAIQRIGRRGLASAAIEGMCATAAPFVAVMDADHQHDPALLPAMLAAVREGECDIAVASRFVEGGSAAGLSSAARERGSLFANRIARKVTGVELTDPMSGYFMLRAEAARAAAPRLSGIGFKILLDLLATAEPPLRVREFPLAFAARATGESKLDRTVVFEFLVGLYDKWLGRIIPTRFALFGTIGAAGVVVHMAVLWLFFRLAGPGFSAHPVTGFEIGQTIAALVAMTFNFTLNNSLTYADQRLRGVGGMLRGWFKFAMTCSVGLLANIGVAAVLVRMGVHTYPAALAGIVIGSVWNYALSSRFVWGKY; from the coding sequence ATGCTCGAACTGGCGATCGTTCTCCCGACGCTCAATGAGCGCGACAATCTCGCGCCGCTCGTGAAACGGATCGAGACGGCGCTCGGGCCCCAGGGCTGGGAAGTGATCGTGGTGGACGACAACAGCGCGGACGGCACCGCCGACGAAGCGCGCGCCCTCGCGCTGACCGACCGCCGGGTGCGGGCGATCCAGCGGATCGGGCGCCGCGGCCTCGCCAGCGCGGCTATCGAGGGAATGTGCGCCACCGCCGCGCCGTTCGTCGCGGTGATGGATGCCGACCACCAGCACGATCCGGCGCTCCTGCCCGCCATGCTCGCGGCGGTGCGCGAAGGGGAGTGCGACATCGCTGTCGCCAGCCGCTTCGTCGAGGGCGGCAGCGCGGCTGGGCTGTCGAGCGCCGCGCGGGAGAGGGGCTCTCTCTTTGCCAACCGTATTGCGCGCAAGGTCACCGGGGTCGAACTGACCGATCCCATGAGCGGCTACTTCATGCTTCGGGCGGAAGCCGCGCGGGCCGCCGCTCCGCGTCTGTCGGGCATTGGCTTCAAGATCCTGCTCGACCTGCTCGCCACCGCCGAGCCGCCATTGCGCGTGAGGGAATTCCCGCTCGCCTTTGCAGCGCGCGCTACCGGAGAAAGCAAGCTGGACCGTACCGTCGTGTTCGAATTCCTGGTCGGCCTCTACGACAAGTGGCTGGGCCGGATCATCCCCACTCGCTTCGCGCTGTTCGGCACCATAGGGGCGGCGGGGGTGGTGGTCCACATGGCGGTGCTGTGGTTGTTCTTCCGCCTCGCCGGTCCCGGGTTTTCAGCCCATCCGGTGACCGGGTTCGAGATCGGCCAGACGATCGCCGCCCTGGTGGCGATGACGTTCAACTTCACGCTCAACAACTCGCTCACTTATGCCGACCAGCGGCTGCGCGGCGTTGGCGGAATGCTTCGCGGATGGTTCAAGTTCGCGATGACCTGCTCCGTCGGCCTGCTCGCCAATATCGGCGTGGCGGCGGTGCTCGTGAGGATGGGGGTGCATACCTACCCCGCGGCGCTGGCGGGCATCGTCATCGGATCGGTGTGGAATTACGCCCTGTCCAGCCGGTTCGTGTGGGGCAAATACTAG
- a CDS encoding ABC transporter permease has product MAWRIARRDLSARFRGLRLLLVCLFLGTGALAAIGTLTGTIERQLADRGREFLGADLQVSLWQRAPTAEELAALRALGRVSGGTRMQAMASTASAAAPVELKAVDGRWPLYGRATLQDGRTVGAPPAGQAWVAQGAADRLGLRVGDSFVLGTKRLEVGGLIGNEPDRLGEGFQLGPTVIVRAGVPESAGLTAPGAMYRSKTNLALANGTDPQAAEAALKKRFPAAGFEIRTRDNGAPGVDRFVGRMGEFLTLVGLAALVIAGIGIGGGVSSYLDARRQGIATLKVLGATSSDIARIYALEIGAAALVGSLAGIGAGVAITPLLARALSGLLPVGDGIVFAPGALLTALAYGLLVALVFAAPPLLRARRFPAMALMRERVSPLGADRTALVPVVLGLAAIAALALSTAKQPLLTAGFLGGAALALALLAALGFGIRRLASRLPRPRDPLWRAALANLHRPGAATGTLVTALGFGLSAFVLLAAVQTSIDGTIAKRVPAQAPDYFVLDLPKDGVRPFTALVERAAPGSQVRAVPALRGAILAYGPRDRMTRVADLGDDLPDGAWALRGERGLTYADAVPPGNTLTAGQWWPKNYTGEPLVSVDEDLAKAIGLEVGDYLTIGVLGVERQARVASLRRIDWQTMGFNYVLVFSPNTLAGAPHNMAATIELPDGAAKGELLRKLVEAFPSSSVIETGPVLVQARDLLDQVGLATLAAASVAVLAGLAVLLGAIAAARAQRIYDTVILRVLGASRRQVMVLALVEYGALAAVLALVALALGLAAAWGVVTQLFDFEWLPAWDAVLAVLGGGLALVVGFALAGALPLLRAKPAQALREL; this is encoded by the coding sequence ATGGCATGGCGGATCGCGCGCCGCGATCTCAGCGCGCGTTTTCGCGGACTGCGGCTGCTTCTCGTCTGCCTGTTCCTCGGCACCGGCGCTCTTGCCGCGATCGGCACCCTTACCGGCACGATTGAACGCCAGCTTGCCGATCGCGGGCGCGAGTTCCTGGGGGCGGACCTGCAGGTTTCTCTGTGGCAACGCGCGCCAACGGCCGAAGAACTGGCGGCACTCCGCGCGCTCGGCAGGGTCTCCGGAGGAACGCGGATGCAGGCAATGGCCAGCACCGCAAGTGCCGCCGCGCCAGTGGAACTGAAGGCAGTGGACGGGCGATGGCCGCTCTACGGCCGCGCGACACTGCAAGACGGGCGGACGGTCGGCGCTCCGCCGGCGGGGCAGGCGTGGGTAGCGCAAGGGGCGGCCGACCGCCTGGGATTGCGGGTCGGCGACAGCTTTGTGCTCGGCACCAAGCGGCTCGAGGTCGGCGGGCTCATCGGCAACGAACCCGATCGGCTGGGCGAAGGATTTCAGCTTGGACCCACCGTGATCGTGCGCGCCGGGGTGCCTGAAAGCGCCGGACTGACCGCGCCGGGGGCGATGTACCGTTCGAAGACCAACCTCGCGCTCGCTAATGGCACCGATCCACAGGCGGCAGAGGCTGCGCTCAAGAAACGCTTTCCCGCCGCCGGTTTCGAGATTCGCACGCGCGACAACGGCGCCCCTGGAGTGGACCGTTTCGTCGGGCGGATGGGGGAATTCCTCACGCTCGTCGGGCTGGCGGCGCTGGTGATCGCGGGAATCGGCATTGGCGGAGGGGTGTCCTCCTACCTCGATGCGCGGCGACAGGGGATCGCGACGCTGAAGGTGCTGGGCGCGACGAGCAGCGACATTGCCCGGATCTATGCGCTGGAGATCGGCGCGGCAGCGCTGGTCGGCAGCCTCGCAGGGATCGGCGCGGGAGTTGCCATCACCCCGCTGCTTGCCCGTGCACTTTCCGGGCTGCTGCCGGTCGGGGACGGGATCGTCTTCGCGCCCGGCGCGCTGCTGACGGCACTCGCCTACGGCCTGCTGGTTGCGCTGGTGTTCGCCGCCCCACCCTTGCTGCGGGCGCGCCGCTTTCCGGCGATGGCGTTGATGAGGGAGCGCGTATCGCCCCTGGGAGCCGATCGGACGGCCCTCGTGCCGGTCGTGCTCGGCCTGGCCGCTATCGCCGCGCTTGCGCTCTCGACGGCGAAACAGCCCCTGCTCACGGCCGGTTTTCTTGGCGGAGCGGCCCTCGCGCTCGCGTTGCTCGCCGCGCTCGGTTTCGGCATCCGGCGCCTGGCCTCGCGGCTCCCGCGTCCGCGCGACCCGCTCTGGCGCGCGGCGCTGGCCAACCTCCACCGCCCCGGGGCCGCTACCGGCACGCTGGTGACTGCGCTGGGTTTCGGCCTGTCCGCCTTCGTTCTGCTCGCGGCGGTGCAGACGAGCATCGACGGCACCATCGCCAAGCGCGTTCCGGCCCAGGCTCCCGACTACTTCGTATTGGATCTCCCGAAAGACGGGGTGCGCCCGTTCACCGCGCTGGTGGAGAGGGCAGCGCCCGGTTCACAGGTCCGGGCGGTGCCGGCGCTGCGCGGGGCGATCCTTGCGTACGGGCCCCGGGACCGGATGACGCGCGTGGCCGACCTCGGTGACGATCTCCCAGACGGTGCCTGGGCTCTGCGCGGCGAGCGTGGTCTCACTTATGCCGACGCGGTGCCGCCGGGCAACACGCTGACGGCGGGCCAATGGTGGCCGAAGAACTACACGGGCGAGCCGCTGGTCTCGGTCGACGAGGATCTCGCAAAGGCCATCGGGCTGGAGGTAGGCGACTACCTCACCATAGGCGTACTCGGGGTCGAGCGGCAGGCGCGGGTCGCTTCGTTGCGGCGGATTGACTGGCAGACGATGGGCTTCAACTATGTGCTCGTCTTCAGTCCGAACACTCTCGCAGGCGCCCCTCACAACATGGCTGCGACGATCGAGCTGCCCGATGGCGCGGCGAAGGGCGAACTGCTGAGAAAGCTGGTGGAGGCCTTCCCTTCATCGAGCGTGATCGAAACCGGTCCGGTGCTTGTCCAAGCACGCGATCTGCTCGATCAGGTGGGCCTCGCTACCCTGGCCGCGGCATCGGTCGCGGTGCTGGCGGGGTTGGCGGTGCTGCTGGGGGCGATCGCGGCCGCGCGCGCCCAGCGAATCTACGACACCGTTATCCTGCGCGTACTGGGTGCAAGCAGGCGGCAGGTGATGGTGCTCGCGCTCGTCGAGTATGGCGCGCTTGCGGCGGTTCTTGCTCTTGTCGCGCTCGCGCTCGGGCTGGCCGCCGCGTGGGGCGTGGTCACCCAGCTGTTCGATTTCGAGTGGCTGCCGGCGTGGGACGCGGTCCTCGCAGTCCTCGGCGGAGGCCTGGCGCTGGTGGTCGGTTTCGCGCTCGCCGGAGCCCTTCCCCTGCTGCGCGCCAAACCGGCGCAGGCGCTGCGCGAGCTCTAG
- a CDS encoding glycosyltransferase family 39 protein, whose translation MNSPPHHLRDPAGWCAAVAFAFLALVCLRLGIPSKPYFDEIHYLPAARALLAGTDWLNREHPMFGKVIIAAGIGLFGDHPWAWRLPSALAGTLTVWAAMRALWFASLSRFATLAYGVLLTSGFILFVHARIAMLDVFMVALVTVVFWQCAAAVREPEHGRRSLAIAGVALGLALGTKWNAIPLAPLPGLAFLAARLHACGWRGLIGRRGPPVPGIRLGEAAIWLGIVPLAVYALTYLPAFLVDPAEAGRRGLIGIHQMMLSMQESVVKPHPYQSVWTDWIINRRAIWYLYEPVDGAQRGVLLIGNPLTMLLGLPALAWCAWAGFARKRADALAAFLVFAASLAMWIVAAKPIQFYYHYFLPSMALLAALALALDALRSRGWGWLSWLVLAGSVGVFAWFFPILDASPLQGQRAFEHWMWVDSWR comes from the coding sequence ATGAATTCTCCACCGCATCACCTGCGTGACCCGGCCGGCTGGTGCGCGGCGGTGGCGTTCGCTTTCCTCGCGCTGGTTTGCTTGAGGCTGGGGATCCCGTCGAAACCCTATTTCGACGAGATCCACTACCTGCCGGCTGCGCGGGCGCTGCTGGCGGGCACGGACTGGCTCAACCGCGAACACCCCATGTTCGGCAAGGTGATCATCGCCGCCGGCATCGGCCTGTTCGGCGATCATCCCTGGGCCTGGCGACTTCCGAGCGCGCTCGCCGGCACGCTGACGGTGTGGGCCGCGATGCGGGCGCTGTGGTTCGCCTCGCTCAGCCGCTTCGCCACCCTGGCCTATGGCGTGTTGCTGACGAGCGGGTTCATCCTGTTCGTCCATGCGCGCATTGCGATGCTCGACGTGTTCATGGTCGCGCTCGTCACGGTCGTATTCTGGCAGTGCGCCGCGGCCGTGCGAGAGCCTGAGCATGGACGCCGCAGTCTGGCGATCGCCGGAGTGGCTCTTGGACTGGCCCTCGGGACAAAGTGGAACGCGATCCCGCTGGCGCCGCTCCCGGGCCTCGCTTTCCTGGCCGCGCGGCTGCACGCCTGCGGCTGGCGCGGGCTCATCGGCCGACGGGGCCCTCCGGTTCCCGGCATTCGGCTGGGGGAGGCCGCAATATGGTTGGGGATCGTGCCGCTGGCGGTTTACGCCCTGACCTATCTTCCGGCATTTCTCGTCGATCCGGCGGAAGCGGGCCGCCGGGGGTTGATCGGCATCCACCAGATGATGCTCTCGATGCAGGAGAGCGTGGTCAAGCCGCATCCCTATCAGAGCGTGTGGACCGACTGGATCATCAATCGGCGCGCGATCTGGTATCTCTACGAACCCGTGGACGGCGCCCAGCGCGGCGTGCTTCTGATCGGCAACCCGCTGACAATGCTCCTGGGGCTTCCCGCACTGGCATGGTGCGCATGGGCGGGGTTTGCCCGCAAGCGTGCCGATGCACTGGCGGCGTTCCTAGTCTTTGCCGCCAGCCTGGCGATGTGGATCGTCGCGGCCAAGCCGATCCAGTTTTACTATCACTACTTTCTGCCCAGCATGGCGCTGCTTGCCGCGCTGGCGCTGGCCCTTGATGCCCTGCGGTCGCGAGGCTGGGGCTGGCTATCCTGGCTGGTGCTCGCCGGCTCGGTCGGCGTCTTCGCGTGGTTTTTCCCGATACTCGACGCCTCCCCCCTGCAGGGACAGCGCGCGTTCGAGCATTGGATGTGGGTCGATAGCTGGCGCTAG
- the recO gene encoding DNA repair protein RecO: MQLSASAIVVAARPHGETASIARVLTEDYGLVAGYVAGGRGRQLRPVLIPGNLVAAELSARSDAQLPFLKLELVASRGPWLNEPLPAAAIAWVTTLTAAVLPERNPYPSVYSALSATLDAICHAPSARGWLRAVVLYEALLLRELGYGGGAPDQDDLGDLLELFARQAAPLERYLLADRKGDAMASRVMLGERLEKLKP, translated from the coding sequence ATGCAGCTGAGCGCTTCGGCCATAGTCGTCGCCGCGCGCCCCCACGGAGAGACCGCGTCGATAGCGCGGGTGCTGACGGAAGATTACGGTCTTGTCGCTGGCTACGTCGCGGGCGGGCGCGGGCGTCAACTGCGCCCGGTGCTCATCCCCGGAAACCTCGTCGCCGCGGAACTCAGCGCGCGGAGCGATGCGCAGCTCCCCTTCCTGAAGCTGGAGCTGGTCGCAAGCCGCGGTCCCTGGCTTAACGAGCCGCTGCCCGCTGCGGCGATCGCCTGGGTCACCACGCTGACAGCCGCGGTTTTGCCGGAGCGCAATCCATACCCGAGTGTTTACAGCGCGTTGTCGGCCACTCTTGATGCGATCTGTCACGCTCCTTCGGCGCGTGGATGGTTGCGGGCGGTGGTTCTCTACGAGGCGCTGCTGCTTCGCGAACTCGGTTATGGCGGGGGCGCTCCCGACCAAGACGATCTTGGCGACCTGCTGGAATTGTTTGCCCGGCAGGCGGCCCCGCTGGAGCGCTACCTCCTTGCCGACCGGAAGGGCGATGCTATGGCCTCGCGCGTCATGCTGGGCGAGCGACTGGAGAAGCTGAAGCCATGA
- a CDS encoding arylesterase — protein MRIVQWVAIGSLALVAGCDSAAPPPAAGPSAETIASAAPVQGPQIDVLAVGDSLFAGYGLASPAQSYPARLEQALRQEGLNVRIVNAGVSGDTTAAGRQRLAFTLDSQPVKPDLVLLELGGNDLLRGLPPEQTRANLDAMLSELDKRTIPVALMGLQAPPNYGAKWQAQYDAIFPELARKHGAALVPFVTAKVFADARMLQADRIHPTAQGVEELVRATSASVRDALPEGE, from the coding sequence ATGCGGATAGTCCAGTGGGTGGCGATCGGGTCGCTTGCGCTGGTTGCCGGGTGCGATAGCGCCGCCCCACCGCCCGCTGCCGGTCCCTCGGCTGAGACAATTGCTTCGGCGGCGCCGGTCCAGGGGCCGCAGATCGACGTGCTTGCCGTTGGAGATTCGCTTTTCGCCGGATACGGGCTTGCTTCGCCTGCCCAGAGTTATCCGGCCCGGCTGGAGCAGGCTCTGCGCCAGGAAGGTCTCAACGTCCGGATCGTCAACGCCGGCGTGTCCGGGGACACCACCGCTGCAGGTCGGCAGCGGCTCGCGTTCACGCTCGACAGTCAGCCCGTCAAGCCCGATCTCGTCCTGCTCGAACTCGGCGGCAACGATCTGCTGCGGGGCCTGCCGCCGGAGCAGACCCGAGCGAACCTCGATGCCATGCTGTCCGAACTTGACAAGCGGACGATCCCGGTCGCCCTGATGGGCTTGCAGGCGCCGCCGAACTACGGCGCGAAATGGCAGGCGCAGTATGATGCGATCTTCCCCGAGCTGGCGCGAAAGCATGGCGCGGCGCTGGTTCCCTTCGTTACCGCGAAGGTCTTCGCCGATGCCAGGATGCTGCAGGCCGACCGCATCCATCCAACCGCGCAGGGCGTGGAAGAGCTGGTGCGCGCCACTTCGGCATCGGTACGCGACGCCCTGCCCGAAGGTGAATGA
- a CDS encoding LysR family transcriptional regulator: MKRTHLPLNALRVFDAAARHQSFTRAADELAVTPAAVGQQIRALEDHLGTVLFRRTSKGLELTDEAGAGLDALREGFLKFEEAVQAMQAGQASDRYTIAAPREFYAQWLSHRLAAFCEANPGIRLQLIADENADFTETNLDVAIRLVDGPGDLEGVELAPARRVVVAAPGAPDQWIAWPGAPLPDDVEPMVQVANPGQALSSAIAGLGKAMLPLLLVEEAVESGRLEILEGPDEGRRAYWLVAPLPQWRQKKVKALVAFLTQG; this comes from the coding sequence ATGAAGCGTACCCACCTTCCCCTCAATGCCTTGCGCGTATTCGATGCCGCGGCGCGTCACCAGTCGTTCACCCGCGCGGCCGACGAGCTGGCGGTTACGCCCGCAGCAGTCGGCCAGCAGATTCGCGCGCTGGAGGATCACCTCGGCACGGTGCTGTTCCGCCGCACGAGCAAGGGGCTTGAGCTGACGGACGAGGCTGGTGCGGGACTGGATGCCCTGCGTGAAGGCTTTCTCAAGTTCGAAGAGGCGGTCCAGGCCATGCAGGCGGGACAGGCAAGCGATCGCTATACGATCGCCGCCCCCCGCGAATTCTACGCGCAATGGCTGAGCCATCGCCTGGCCGCCTTTTGCGAGGCCAATCCCGGTATCCGCCTGCAACTGATAGCCGACGAGAACGCCGACTTTACCGAAACGAACCTCGACGTTGCTATCCGGCTCGTCGATGGGCCGGGCGATCTCGAGGGCGTTGAGCTTGCGCCGGCGCGCCGCGTGGTCGTCGCTGCCCCTGGCGCGCCCGACCAGTGGATCGCGTGGCCCGGTGCGCCGTTGCCCGACGATGTCGAGCCGATGGTCCAGGTCGCCAACCCCGGTCAGGCGCTCTCCAGCGCGATTGCCGGCCTCGGCAAGGCGATGCTCCCGCTGCTGCTGGTGGAAGAGGCGGTGGAAAGCGGACGCCTGGAAATCCTCGAGGGGCCTGACGAGGGACGGCGCGCTTACTGGCTGGTGGCACCCTTGCCCCAGTGGCGGCAGAAAAAGGTCAAGGCGCTGGTCGCCTTCCTGACGCAGGGCTGA
- the leuB gene encoding 3-isopropylmalate dehydrogenase yields MKVALLPGDGIGPEVIREAVRVLEALELPGLTLFEGDVGAAAYRRHGHPLPAETLEMAWAADAILFGAVGDPSFDGLERALRPEQAILGLRSELGLFANLRPARTFAGLEDMSALRPEIAARIDLLIVRELNGDVYFGDKALEMLPDGRRRGWDMMSYAEDEVRRIAHVAFRAAQGRKGRLCSVDKANVLETSQLWRDVVGEVAGDYPGVALEHMYVDNAAMQLVRDPGRFDVIVTGNLFGDILSDQASMCVGSIGLLASAALGDRQTAFGTFGLYEPIHGSAPDIAGQGKANPMATILSAAMMLRHSFAREVEAARIEAAVARSLAEGVRGGDLGGSAGTAAIGDAILQRL; encoded by the coding sequence ATGAAAGTCGCGCTGCTGCCCGGCGACGGGATCGGCCCCGAGGTAATCCGCGAGGCGGTCCGTGTGCTGGAGGCGCTCGAGCTGCCCGGCCTGACTTTGTTCGAAGGCGATGTCGGCGCCGCAGCCTATCGCCGGCATGGCCACCCGCTGCCCGCCGAGACGCTGGAAATGGCCTGGGCGGCCGATGCGATCCTGTTCGGCGCGGTCGGTGATCCCTCGTTCGACGGTCTTGAGCGCGCGTTGCGGCCCGAGCAAGCGATCCTCGGCCTGCGCAGCGAGCTTGGCCTGTTCGCCAATCTCCGCCCCGCGAGGACTTTCGCCGGGCTCGAGGACATGAGCGCCCTGCGCCCCGAGATCGCGGCGCGGATCGATCTCCTCATCGTGCGCGAGCTCAACGGGGACGTCTATTTCGGCGACAAGGCGCTCGAAATGCTTCCCGATGGCCGGCGGCGGGGGTGGGACATGATGAGCTATGCCGAGGACGAGGTGCGCCGCATCGCCCACGTCGCCTTTCGCGCCGCGCAAGGGCGCAAGGGCCGGCTGTGCAGCGTTGACAAGGCCAACGTTCTCGAAACCAGCCAGCTGTGGCGCGACGTGGTAGGCGAAGTGGCGGGCGACTACCCCGGCGTCGCGCTCGAGCACATGTACGTCGATAACGCCGCGATGCAGCTGGTGCGCGATCCCGGCCGGTTCGACGTGATCGTGACCGGAAACCTGTTCGGCGACATTCTTTCGGATCAGGCTTCGATGTGCGTCGGCTCGATCGGGCTGCTCGCCAGTGCCGCGCTCGGCGATCGGCAAACCGCGTTCGGAACTTTCGGTCTCTACGAACCCATCCATGGCAGTGCGCCTGACATAGCGGGACAGGGCAAGGCCAATCCGATGGCGACGATCCTTTCGGCCGCGATGATGCTGCGCCACTCGTTCGCCCGCGAGGTCGAGGCGGCGCGGATCGAGGCGGCGGTGGCCCGCTCGCTGGCGGAAGGCGTGCGCGGCGGAGATCTTGGTGGCAGCGCGGGCACCGCCGCGATCGGCGACGCGATCCTCCAGCGGCTCTGA
- a CDS encoding trans-sulfuration enzyme family protein, whose amino-acid sequence MKKTTGMDRAATRHWRPATRAVRGGTWRSEHGETSEAVFLSSGFSYDDAETVAARFTGEATGMTYSRLQNPTVAMLEERIALLEGAEACRVQASGMAAMTAALLCQLSVGDHVVAARAAFGSCRWLVDHLCPRFGIEATVIDSAVDEEWERAIRPNTKVFFFETPANPTLDVVNMQYVCDLARAHGIVTVVDNAFATPVLQRPLEFGADAVAYSATKLMDGQGRVLAGAVCGSSQFIEEKLLPFQRNTGPNLSPFSAWVVHKGLETLHLRARAQSESALALGRFIEPRVARMLHPGLPSHPRHELAMRQMDAAGPIFAFEVPGGREQAFALLNALELVDISNNIGDTRSLLCHPASSTHANLGAEAREAMGVSEGLLRINVGLEDIADLTEDIDRALAKAGL is encoded by the coding sequence ATGAAGAAGACGACCGGTATGGATCGTGCCGCGACGCGGCACTGGCGCCCCGCCACCCGCGCGGTCCGCGGCGGCACGTGGCGCAGCGAGCATGGGGAGACGAGCGAAGCGGTCTTCCTGAGCTCGGGCTTCTCATACGACGATGCCGAGACGGTAGCCGCCCGCTTCACCGGCGAGGCTACGGGGATGACGTATTCGCGTCTCCAGAACCCCACCGTGGCCATGCTCGAAGAGCGGATCGCCCTGCTCGAGGGCGCGGAGGCGTGCCGCGTCCAGGCGAGCGGCATGGCGGCCATGACCGCGGCGCTGCTCTGCCAGCTTTCGGTTGGCGATCACGTGGTGGCGGCCCGCGCCGCGTTCGGTTCGTGCCGCTGGCTGGTCGATCACCTCTGCCCGCGCTTCGGGATCGAGGCGACGGTTATCGACAGCGCGGTGGACGAGGAGTGGGAGCGGGCGATCCGGCCCAACACCAAAGTCTTCTTTTTCGAAACGCCGGCCAATCCCACGCTGGACGTGGTCAACATGCAGTATGTCTGCGACCTCGCGCGGGCGCATGGCATCGTCACCGTGGTCGACAACGCCTTCGCCACCCCGGTGCTCCAGCGCCCGCTGGAATTCGGAGCGGACGCGGTCGCCTATTCGGCCACCAAGCTGATGGACGGGCAGGGCAGGGTGCTCGCCGGTGCCGTGTGCGGTTCCAGCCAGTTCATCGAAGAAAAGCTGCTGCCGTTCCAGCGCAACACCGGGCCCAATCTCAGCCCGTTCAGCGCCTGGGTGGTGCACAAGGGCCTCGAGACGCTCCACTTGCGCGCCCGCGCTCAGAGCGAGAGTGCTCTCGCGCTCGGCCGTTTCATCGAGCCGCGCGTGGCCCGAATGCTCCATCCCGGCCTGCCAAGCCATCCCCGTCACGAACTGGCGATGCGCCAGATGGACGCCGCCGGCCCTATTTTCGCATTCGAGGTTCCTGGCGGACGGGAGCAAGCCTTCGCGCTTCTCAACGCGCTGGAACTGGTCGATATCTCGAACAACATCGGCGATACGCGCAGCCTTTTGTGCCACCCCGCCAGCAGCACTCACGCCAACCTGGGCGCCGAGGCGCGCGAGGCGATGGGGGTGTCCGAAGGCTTGCTGCGGATCAACGTCGGCCTTGAAGACATCGCAGACCTTACCGAGGATATTGACCGCGCGCTGGCCAAGGCAGGGTTGTGA
- the apaG gene encoding Co2+/Mg2+ efflux protein ApaG — protein MKQLFQHAAITDGITVRVAVNYLPEQSRPQDGKWFWVYHIRIENGSDDRVQLVSRHWRITDARGMVNIVDGEGVVGEQPIIEPGQSHDYVSGCPLTTPHGTMEGFYTFHRSRSGPLEVRIPFFPLAAPAEASR, from the coding sequence ATGAAACAACTGTTCCAGCATGCCGCGATCACTGACGGGATCACCGTTCGCGTGGCGGTGAACTATCTTCCCGAACAATCGCGCCCGCAGGACGGCAAGTGGTTCTGGGTCTATCACATCCGGATCGAGAACGGTTCGGACGATCGGGTGCAGCTGGTAAGCCGGCACTGGCGGATCACCGACGCGCGCGGAATGGTCAACATCGTCGACGGGGAAGGGGTCGTGGGCGAACAGCCGATCATCGAGCCGGGGCAGAGCCACGACTACGTTTCGGGTTGCCCGCTGACTACGCCGCACGGGACGATGGAAGGTTTCTACACCTTTCACCGGTCCCGCTCGGGCCCGCTCGAAGTGCGCATCCCGTTTTTCCCGTTGGCCGCCCCCGCCGAAGCGAGCCGTTGA
- a CDS encoding ABC transporter ATP-binding protein yields MTSPSPAISARNLTLTLGSAAAPVEILKGIDLDVAAGEVVALLGPSGSGKSSLMAVLTGLERASGGTLEVAGADFSGMSEDGLAQARRGRIGIVLQAFHLLPTMTAEENVATPMELAGMADARQRACAELAAVGLGHRLGHYPAQLSGGEQQRVAIARATAPRPALIFADEPTGNLDAATGQTIVDLLFDRRAETGATLLVITHDAQLAARCDRVVSLADGRIASDTARSPAT; encoded by the coding sequence GTGACAAGCCCTTCCCCGGCGATTTCCGCCCGCAACCTCACCCTCACCCTCGGCAGCGCTGCCGCACCGGTCGAAATCCTCAAGGGCATCGACCTCGATGTCGCGGCCGGCGAGGTCGTCGCGCTGCTCGGGCCATCCGGATCGGGCAAGTCAAGCCTGATGGCGGTGCTGACCGGCCTGGAACGTGCCAGCGGGGGAACGCTCGAAGTCGCCGGAGCGGACTTTTCCGGCATGAGCGAAGATGGGCTGGCGCAGGCCCGACGTGGCCGCATAGGGATCGTCCTCCAGGCATTCCACCTGCTGCCCACGATGACCGCCGAGGAGAACGTCGCCACGCCGATGGAGCTGGCGGGTATGGCTGACGCGCGACAGCGGGCTTGCGCGGAACTTGCGGCCGTGGGCCTCGGCCACCGGCTCGGCCATTATCCAGCGCAGCTGTCGGGCGGCGAACAACAGCGCGTCGCCATTGCGCGCGCCACCGCTCCGCGGCCCGCCCTGATCTTCGCCGACGAGCCGACCGGAAACCTCGATGCCGCCACCGGGCAAACGATCGTCGACCTGCTGTTCGACCGCCGTGCCGAAACGGGGGCTACGTTGCTCGTCATCACGCACGACGCCCAGCTCGCGGCGCGCTGCGACCGCGTGGTGAGCCTGGCGGACGGCCGTATTGCGAGCGACACCGCGCGAAGCCCTGCAACGTGA